A section of the Roseivirga sp. BDSF3-8 genome encodes:
- a CDS encoding M23 family metallopeptidase: MARIKYYYDTETCRYERVKVSKWDTLLNGLGFLCLALILAVGLVWLYSLNFEMPKEAQLREENEELKLYYELVDEEMGKMRRMMAALQDRDDNVYRVIFEADPIPDAVRQAGTGGAQRYKELMEQDLSQGELMMKTFKKIDKLKKQMLIQTNSYDEINRMAEDKNIMLASIPAIQPVSNKELKRLASGYGMRIHPIYKTRRMHEGIDFSAPRGTPIYATGNGKVTVVRSNFSGYGKEVVIDHGYGYKTRYAHMESFNVRQGQEVKRGECIGYVGNTGSSTAPHCHYEVIKDNEHVNPVHYFFKELNSNEYDKILELASVENQSLS, from the coding sequence ATGGCTCGAATAAAATACTACTACGATACGGAAACCTGCCGCTATGAGCGGGTAAAGGTTTCTAAGTGGGATACTTTACTCAATGGCCTTGGCTTTTTGTGCCTGGCACTTATCCTTGCTGTAGGTCTGGTATGGCTGTATTCCCTCAACTTCGAAATGCCAAAAGAGGCCCAGCTTCGTGAGGAAAACGAAGAGTTGAAACTCTACTATGAATTGGTAGACGAGGAGATGGGAAAAATGCGTAGGATGATGGCTGCTCTGCAGGACCGGGATGATAATGTTTATCGCGTGATCTTTGAGGCCGACCCTATCCCCGATGCAGTAAGACAGGCCGGAACAGGTGGAGCCCAGCGATATAAGGAACTGATGGAGCAGGACCTGAGCCAAGGCGAACTGATGATGAAGACCTTCAAGAAGATTGATAAGCTGAAAAAGCAAATGCTGATTCAGACCAACTCTTACGATGAAATCAATCGTATGGCTGAGGATAAAAATATTATGCTGGCCTCTATTCCTGCTATTCAGCCCGTATCTAATAAAGAACTGAAACGCCTCGCCTCAGGGTATGGCATGCGCATCCATCCCATTTACAAAACCCGTCGTATGCACGAGGGCATAGACTTTTCTGCACCGCGGGGCACTCCGATTTACGCAACCGGTAATGGAAAGGTAACAGTAGTACGCAGCAATTTTAGTGGATATGGTAAAGAGGTCGTAATAGATCACGGATACGGCTATAAGACCCGTTATGCACATATGGAGTCATTCAATGTGCGCCAGGGACAGGAAGTAAAGCGAGGTGAATGTATCGGTTATGTGGGAAATACCGGTAGCTCTACTGCTCCCCACTGTCACTACGAGGTCATAAAAGATAATGAGCATGTAAAT